In the Rubrivivax gelatinosus IL144 genome, GCAGCAGGGCCTGGTCGAACGTTCGGGCTCGCGCCTGGTCGTCGTCGACGAAGCCGGCCTGGCCCAGGTGGCCGCACACGGGCTGGAAGACTGCCCCGAATGAGCTTAGTGTCGGGGCGCCGATGACCGCCGCCTCGACCCCGTCCGCTCCGTCCCCGCCGCAAGCCGCCTGGCACGCGCTGGACGGCGCCGCCGTCGCCCAGGCGCTGCAGAGCGACATGACCCGCGGCCTGAGCGCCGCCGAAGCCGCGCGCCGCCTCGCTGCCCACGGCGCCAACACCTTGCCCGAGCCGCCGCCGCGGCCGGCCTGGCACGTGCTGCTGCAGCAGTTCCGCAGCCCGCTGATCTACATCCTGTTCGTCGCCGCGCTGATCGCACTGGCGCTGGGCCACTACGGCGACGCCGCGGTCATCCTGGCCGTCGTCGCCGTCAACGCCGCCATCGGCGCGGCGCAGGAAGGCCGCGCCGAACGCTCGATGGCCGCGCTGCGGCAGTTGTCGGCGCTGCGTGTGCGTGTGCGCCGCGACGGCGCCGAGACCGAGGTGGCGGCGCGCGAGCTGGTGCCCGGCGACCTGCTGGCGCTGGCCGCCGGCGACGCGGTGGGGGCGGATGCCCGCCTCGTCGACGCCGCCCAGTGCCGTGCCGCCGAAGCCGCGCTGACCGGCGAATCGGTGCCGGTGGCCAAGAGCACCAGCCCGGTGCCCGAGGCCACCGGCCTGGCCGACCGCCACGACATGCTCTATTCCGGCACCTACGTCACCGGCGGGCGCGCGCTGGCGCTGGTGGTGGCCACCGGGGCGCACACCGAGGTCGGCCGCATCGCCGGGCTGACCGAAGGCGCGGCCGACCAGCGCACGCCGCTGGAGCGCCGCATCGAACGTTTCGGCCGCTGGCTGGTGGGCGCGTCGCTGGTGCTGTTCGTCGCCGTGATGCTGCTGGGCCTGTGGCGCGGGCTGCCGGCCGTCGAGGTGCTGATGGTGGCGATCAGCCAGATGGTCTCGGTGGTGCCCGAGGGCCTGCCGGTGGCGGTGACGATCGCGCTGGCCGTCGGCATGCAGCGCATGGCCTCGCGCGGCGCGGTGATCCGCCGCCTGTCGGCCGTCGAGACGCTGGGCTCGACCACCGTCATCTGCAGCGACAAGACCGGCACGCTGACGCGCAACGAGATGACGGTGACGCGGCTGTGGTGGCCCGAGGGCGCCGCCGGCCTGCGGGCCGACGTCGCCGGCAGCGGCTACGCGCCCGAAGGCGCCATCAGCCGCGACGGCGCCCCGGCCGCCGGCCCGGCGCTGACGGCGCTGGCCGAGGCCGCCGCGCTGTGCAACGACGCCACGCTGCGCCAGGCCGCCGACGGCCGCTGGAGCGTGGCCGGCGACCCGACCGAAGGCGCGCTTTGCACGCTGGCCGCCAAGGCCGGCGTCGACGTGGCCGAGGTGCGCGCCGCCGCGCCGCGGCTGGCCGAGCTGCCCTTCGACGCCGACCGCCAGCTGATGGCGACGCTGCACGACGACGGCCGCGGCGGCGCGCGCCTGCTGGTCAAGGGTGCGCCCGAGGCGGTGCTGAAGCTCTTGCCGCCCGGCGAGGCGGTGGCCGCGGCGCGTGCCGAGGCCGAGGCGCTGGCCGGCGGCGCGCTGCGCGTTCTGGCCTTCGCCGCCGCCGACGGCCTGCCGGCCGACGCCAGCCCCGAGCCCGAAGCCCACGCCGGCCGGCTGCGCCTGCTGGGGCTGGCCGGCCAGATCGACCCGCCGCGCGAGGAAGCGCGTGCGGCGGTGGCCGCCTGCCACGCCGCCGGCGTGCGTGTCGTCATGGTCACCGGCGACCACCGGCTGACCGGGCTGGCGATCGCACGCGCGCTGGGCATCGCCGGGCCCGATGACCGCGCCGTCGACGGGCCGACGCTGGAGCGCCTGGGCGAAGCCGAGCTGCGCGACGGCATCGCGCATATCGCTGTCTTCGCGCGGGTGCAGCCGGCGCAGAAGCTGCGCATTGTCGAGGCGCTGCAGGCCGGCGGCGAGGTCGTCGCGATGACCGGCGACGGTGTCAACGACGCGCCGGCGCTGGCGCGTGCCGACGTCGGCGTGGCGATGGGCATCACCGGCACCGAGGTGGCCAAGAGCGCGGCGCGCATCGTCGTCACCGACGACGACTTCGCCACCATCGTCGGCGCCGTCGAGCAGGGGCGGGTGGTCTACGGCAACCTGAAGAAGGTCATCCTCTACCTCTTCGCCACTTCGCTGGACGAGGTGGCGCTGCTGCTGCTGGCGCTGGGCGGCGGCCAGCCGCTGCCGCTGCTGGCGGTGCAGATCCTCTGGATCAACATCGTCACCGAAGGCACGCTGACCGTGAACCTGGTGATGGACCCGCCCGACGGCGACGAGATGCGCCGCCCGCCGACGCCGCGCGACGAGCCGCTGGTGGACCGCGCGATGCTGGGCCGCATCGCGCTGATGGCGACCACCGCGGTGGCCGTGACCTACGGCTGGTACGCCACGCGCGTGGGCGCCGGGCTGCCGATCGAGCAGGTGCGCACCGAGACCTTCACGCTGATGGCGATGTGCCAGTGGTTCAACGTGCTGAACTGCCAGTCGCGCTGGCGCTCGGTGTTCAGCCTGGGTTGGTTGCGCAACCCCTGGCTGGCGGGCGGCCTGGCGCTGGGCATCGCCTTGCAGGTGGCCGTGGTGCACTGGGCGCCGCTGGGCGCGCTGTTCCACACCGTGGCGCTGCCGGCGGCCACCTGGGGCACGCTCGCCGTGCTGGCCAGCGCCGTGCTGTGGGTGGAGGAGGCGCGCAAGCTGCTGGCGCGGCTGCGGGGCGGCCCGCGCCGCGCCGCCCACTCCTCAAACTGAACGGAGCCTCCCTCACGGAGGGAGGCTGGAGGGTGCGGTTGAACATGCGGGAGCACCCTCTCGGAGGGGGCTCGGGGGAGCCGTGCATTCAACCGCAGGTGAGCAGTCTGGGCGGCAAGGCCGCCAGGACTGCTAACCGACTTGCACCGACACCGTGCGCGGCTTGCCGGGTGCGAGCTTGGGCAGCTCGACGCGCAGCACGCCGTTGCGGTAGCTGGCGCGGGCCTCTTCGCCGCGCACCGGCACCGGCAGCGGCACCGTGCGCTGGAACGCGCCGTAGGCGCACTGCATCACGCGCCAGCGGCCTTCGGTGCTTTCGCGCTCGAAACGCTTGCTGCCGCGCACGACCAGCGTCTCGCCCTGCACCTGGACGTCGAAGTCTTCCTTCTCCAGGCCCGGGGCCTCGAGGCGCACGACGAGGCGGTCGTCGTCCTCGAAGACTTCGCCGCCCATCATCGCCCAGCCGGCGCTGGGCATCCACAGCGTGTCGTCCACGTGTTCGCGCGCGGGCAGGGCGGTGTCGTCACCCGGCCGCAGCCGGGTCAGCGCGCCGGCGGCCGACTGGCGCAGGCGGTCCCAACCTTCGGTGACGCTGTCCCACAGCGTGCCGAAGCCTTGGCGGATCTCGTCGATCTTCATGGCGTTGCTCCGATGGGGATGGGGTGATGCTGCTGGAAAAAGCGCCGGCCGCGGCGGCGGCCGGCGTGTCGTCACGCGGTCAGGCGACCTGGACGGCGATCTTGCGCGGCTGGGCGTGCTCGGCCTTGGGGATGCGCACGCGCAGCACGCCTTGCGACAGCTCGGCGCTGACCTTCTCGGCGTCGAGCTCCTTGCTCAGCGTGAAGCCGCGGCGGTAGCGCGAGAGCTGCACCTCGGCGTGCTGCGGCTGCAGCGCCTGCGGCAGGGCCAGCGCCATCTCGGCTTCCAGCGTCAGCTGGTCGCCTTCGACGCGCAGGTGCAGGTTCTCGCGCGGCACGCCGGGCAGGTCGGCGTAGAGCGTGATGCCGGTGGCGTCCTCGACGACGTCCACCGGGGGCAGCAGCGCGGGCTCGCGGGCGGCGGTGGTGGCCGCGGTGTCACGGGTTTGGGTGACGGCGTTCATGGTGTCCTCCGAAGTCGGGCGTTCAGTTGACGGCGATGCGGCGCGGCTGGGCGGCGGCGCGGCGCTGGACGCTGACGCGCAGCACGCCGTCCTTGTAGTCGGCCGTGACGGCGTTGGGGTCGATGTCGTCGGGCAGGCTGACGACGCGGCGGAAGCGGCCGGTGAAGCGCTCCTGCAGGTGCACGGTGCGCTTGCTGTCGCTGCCGGCTTCGGCTTGCGGCGGCAGGCCGGCCTTGCGTTCACCGTCGATCGTGAGCACGCCGCGGTCGAGGTTGACGTCGATGGTGGCCGGGTCCAGGCCCGGTGCGAAGGCGTAGACCTCGAACGCGCTGTCGGTGCTGCCGACGTTGAGCGCCGGATACCCGCCGCGGCCGATGCCGCGAATGCTGGGTGAGCCTTCGAACACCGACGTCAGGTCGCGCTGCAGGCGATCCAGCTCGGCGAAGACGTCGCGCGGGAACAGGGTGCGGTACATGGTTGACCTCCTAGTGTCGGGTTGCGGCCGGCGGGGCTTGTTGGGTGCCGCCGCTGGCTGTACCGGTCAGTTAGGGGTCGGGTCTGGCGCTTTCAAGAGGGGTCTTGTTGCGTGCCTTGGGGGCGTCTTGTCGCTACTTGTTGGCGCTCGGGACCGTGTTTGGGTGGTGCGGCTGTGTGGATTTGATCTGGCGCAGTCGGCGGCGCCGGGTCGGTTGCACGCTGGCGCTCGCTGTATGCCGCGGTCGTCGGGTGGCCGGTTCCGGTCATGTCCCCCGGCCCGGCTGCGCCGGGCCTCCTCCTAATACTTCTACAGGGACTTCCCACCGAGTCAACACGCGATGGCTCCGGTCAATCGTCTTCCAGCTGAGGCGTGCGCCGCGAGGCTGCATCGGCACAGAGAACAGACTGCACATCTACAGACGGCCTTGTTGCACGGCTTGCCCGTGCGGGCCCAGATACGAACCGCTCGGCGGGGCTCCATTCCCTACTCGTCGACGCCTGTGGCGCGACATTGGATTAGTCGAGCTTGCCCGCCGCCGGTCTGACCTGTGTGATGCATCTTCTGCCGCACGCCTGGAGGAAGTCGGTGAATTCGGGGCCGGTCGCGTCAACAGGCGGCGGCCGCGCCGCCGGGTTTGCTGCTGACGTGGTCGGGATCGAAGCGCTGTCCCTTGGCGAGTACCGCCCAGAGGATGCGGGCGTTCTTGTTGGCCATGGCCACGACGGCCTTTTGCCAGCCCACGCGCGCGGTGAGTTGCACCAGCCAGCGCGAGATCCGGTCGTCGCGTTTGTGCGCGGTCATGACAGCGGACTTGGCGCCCTGGATGAGCAGGGTGCGCAGGTAGGTGTCACCGTGTCGGGTGATGCGTCCGAGTTTGGCTTTCCCGCCGCTGGAGTTCTGGCTCGGCGCCAGGCCGACCCAGGATCCGAACTGCGCGCCGCTCTTGAACTGGCGGAAGTCGCCGACGGTGGCCACCGCTGCCGAGGCGCCCACCGCTCCGATGCCGATGAGCCTGGCGGCCGTCTGCACCTGCGCGTCGGCCTTGAGGTGTGCGGTGATGCGCTCGTCGCACCAGGCGATGTGGCAATCGAGTTCGACCCACTGCAGCCGCGCACGTTGCAGTGCCACGCGAGCCAGCCACGGCATCTCGCTGGTGGCGTCTTCCAGCGCGTCGGCCAGGCCTTCGCGCAGCGCCTCGGGTGTCTGAGCGAAGCTGATGCCGAACTCGGCGAGCAGGCCGCGGATGCGGTTGATGCAGGCCGTGCGCTCGACCTTGTAGCCCTCGCGCAGCCGGTGCACGGCCAGCACCGCTTGCTGCTCGGCGCTCTTGACCGGCACGAAGTGCATCTGCGGGCGGCTGGCTGCCTCGCAGATGGCCGCCGCGTCGTTGGCGTCGTTCTTGGCGCGCCGGCCCTGCAGTCGGTACGGCCCGACGAAGTGGCCCGCCAGCAGCCGCGGCTGCAAACCCATCTCTTGCAGCCGGCGGGCCCAGTGGTGCGCGCCGCTGC is a window encoding:
- a CDS encoding cation-translocating P-type ATPase; translation: MTAASTPSAPSPPQAAWHALDGAAVAQALQSDMTRGLSAAEAARRLAAHGANTLPEPPPRPAWHVLLQQFRSPLIYILFVAALIALALGHYGDAAVILAVVAVNAAIGAAQEGRAERSMAALRQLSALRVRVRRDGAETEVAARELVPGDLLALAAGDAVGADARLVDAAQCRAAEAALTGESVPVAKSTSPVPEATGLADRHDMLYSGTYVTGGRALALVVATGAHTEVGRIAGLTEGAADQRTPLERRIERFGRWLVGASLVLFVAVMLLGLWRGLPAVEVLMVAISQMVSVVPEGLPVAVTIALAVGMQRMASRGAVIRRLSAVETLGSTTVICSDKTGTLTRNEMTVTRLWWPEGAAGLRADVAGSGYAPEGAISRDGAPAAGPALTALAEAAALCNDATLRQAADGRWSVAGDPTEGALCTLAAKAGVDVAEVRAAAPRLAELPFDADRQLMATLHDDGRGGARLLVKGAPEAVLKLLPPGEAVAAARAEAEALAGGALRVLAFAAADGLPADASPEPEAHAGRLRLLGLAGQIDPPREEARAAVAACHAAGVRVVMVTGDHRLTGLAIARALGIAGPDDRAVDGPTLERLGEAELRDGIAHIAVFARVQPAQKLRIVEALQAGGEVVAMTGDGVNDAPALARADVGVAMGITGTEVAKSAARIVVTDDDFATIVGAVEQGRVVYGNLKKVILYLFATSLDEVALLLLALGGGQPLPLLAVQILWINIVTEGTLTVNLVMDPPDGDEMRRPPTPRDEPLVDRAMLGRIALMATTAVAVTYGWYATRVGAGLPIEQVRTETFTLMAMCQWFNVLNCQSRWRSVFSLGWLRNPWLAGGLALGIALQVAVVHWAPLGALFHTVALPAATWGTLAVLASAVLWVEEARKLLARLRGGPRRAAHSSN
- a CDS encoding Hsp20/alpha crystallin family protein, whose amino-acid sequence is MKIDEIRQGFGTLWDSVTEGWDRLRQSAAGALTRLRPGDDTALPAREHVDDTLWMPSAGWAMMGGEVFEDDDRLVVRLEAPGLEKEDFDVQVQGETLVVRGSKRFERESTEGRWRVMQCAYGAFQRTVPLPVPVRGEEARASYRNGVLRVELPKLAPGKPRTVSVQVG
- a CDS encoding Hsp20/alpha crystallin family protein is translated as MNAVTQTRDTAATTAAREPALLPPVDVVEDATGITLYADLPGVPRENLHLRVEGDQLTLEAEMALALPQALQPQHAEVQLSRYRRGFTLSKELDAEKVSAELSQGVLRVRIPKAEHAQPRKIAVQVA
- a CDS encoding Hsp20/alpha crystallin family protein; the protein is MYRTLFPRDVFAELDRLQRDLTSVFEGSPSIRGIGRGGYPALNVGSTDSAFEVYAFAPGLDPATIDVNLDRGVLTIDGERKAGLPPQAEAGSDSKRTVHLQERFTGRFRRVVSLPDDIDPNAVTADYKDGVLRVSVQRRAAAQPRRIAVN
- a CDS encoding IS110 family RNA-guided transposase yields the protein MPVVRVGVDLAKRVIQVHAVDAAGHVVVARALPREKFLAWCAQLPPGCTVAMETCSGAHHWARRLQEMGLQPRLLAGHFVGPYRLQGRRAKNDANDAAAICEAASRPQMHFVPVKSAEQQAVLAVHRLREGYKVERTACINRIRGLLAEFGISFAQTPEALREGLADALEDATSEMPWLARVALQRARLQWVELDCHIAWCDERITAHLKADAQVQTAARLIGIGAVGASAAVATVGDFRQFKSGAQFGSWVGLAPSQNSSGGKAKLGRITRHGDTYLRTLLIQGAKSAVMTAHKRDDRISRWLVQLTARVGWQKAVVAMANKNARILWAVLAKGQRFDPDHVSSKPGGAAAAC